The following is a genomic window from Nicotiana tabacum cultivar K326 chromosome 3, ASM71507v2, whole genome shotgun sequence.
CAGATAGGAGACTTCCAGACGACGATTGTAGCTCAGACCAATCTGCTGGAAGCAGTAATGCCACTACTtcttttgtggagggtttttatCTCCTTTCGGCACGAGATTTTTATACCAGTGTAGGATAAGTTTGAGTTTCAGAAAACCACAACATATTATAAGACAACTTATTGAGTATTGAAATGAAATGAGCCAAATAGACTGAAACTGATTCATATACCTAACCCCAACTAGTTCAGGATGGAGGCGTAGTTATCCATGTTGTTGTATTAGTTCTTATGGGAAGTATGTGAAAGCCAAAGAAAGGGCAGAGATCCCATTCAGAATATAATGGGAGGTGGCACTGGGGAGGACTAGAAATTGAAAGAAAACGCAGACCAACTTTTCCCTTTACAACTAAGTATAAACTACGGAAAAAACATATTATACAACAATATTGAGGGTCTCTAGATACATGTTCCCATGGGGCTTAAAGAATGAGTTTGATTTTTTCCTTGGCAACTTTTCATGacctcttttttttaaaaaaaaaaatcttatgcAAGAATTTCATGCATGCATGACAATTAAAGGAACTAAATCAACAAACTCAAACACACAAAATTTACTTTTTCTTGAGGGTAACTGAACTAAAAGAACAATCACTTGCTTCCACAGATTCAGTCGAATAACTTTGCCAAAACCAAATGCAAAGAATAGATGATCCTGCTAAGAACGCATTAAATAAGATACCACTTGGTCATGAAGGCTTTAGCAAGTAAATAAGTTTCTCATAAGGGAAAAGAATACTTAAAACAGTCCTGCGGGTAACTCTATCATCCCTAGGAAGACATAGGGAGAACTTCAGAGTATAAATTCTTCAAATACTTCACCCATTTTTCTATAAAGTTTCGAATAActagcaaaaagaaaaaagaggattTAGTTCACTCAAATACTCTGTCTCATTCTACACGACACTACTACTATTTACaagcatatattttttttactataGACTTTTTCATATAATTTCAAAtgcttttaaatttaattttttttatcaattttggATACTTTTATTTGTACTTTTTATTGTTTTACTTTTAGTGCTTTTCCTACAGTATATAAATTACTTAATTCatcaccaaaaaaataaaataaaggactTTTAAAGTCTAGGGTTACTGACCGAGATCACCGCCGCGTTTGGCGGAGCTACAGTCGGAATGAGTAGCAGCCACGTCATCGAACTTAGCTTTGCCGGAGACAATGTCTTCACGGAGAGATTTGAGCTGAGAGACGGCGGCGTCTTTGGTGGTGTTGGAGATGACGTGGCCTTCTGGATCCTTCCAGGAAGCCTTACGACGTGATCCCCGATGCTTAATGAGTATATGGGAAGCCCTGACTTTTTCGCCGCCGGAGGAGGATGAGGACATTTTGGACTTTTTCTTGTGCTTGTCCGACGGTCGATCTGCTGAAGAGATCGatgtcttcttcctcttcttatccGAATCTATTTTTGCAGATTTCGTTGTACTGATTGAAGAGGGAATGAGCTGAGAATTGCAGAGTATTTGAGGGTTTTTTCTGCTGATACAGTTATCACTCA
Proteins encoded in this region:
- the LOC107769297 gene encoding peptidyl-prolyl cis-trans isomerase Pin1, coding for MSSSSSGGEKVRASHILIKHRGSRRKASWKDPEGHVISNTTKDAAVSQLKSLREDIVSGKAKFDDVAATHSDCSSAKRGGDLGPFGKGQMQKPFEEATYALKVGEISDIVETDSGVHIIKRTA